TTGCCACACCGTCCTATCTGAGCAAATTTGGCAATCCTGAAACCCCGGATGATCTTGTTCATCATAATGTGCTGCTATTCGCCAATCCTGCCCCGCTGGATCACTGGCAATTCACCGATCCGGCAGGCAGGCGCGCCAGTGTCAAAGTTGCGGGCAATTTTGAAACGAACAACTGCGATGCATTGCGGGCTGCTATATATGCTGATGCAGGGATCGCATTGCGTCCCGTCTGGGATGTCTGGCAAGACATTCAGGCCGGAACGCTGCAGGTGCTGCTCCCCGAGTACACACATCCATCCGTTAATATACAGGCGGTGTACCCAAGCCGGCGGCATTTACCGCAAAAAGTAAGGGTGTTTATTGATTTGCTATGTGAGTCTTTTGGCGATACACCTTATTGGGATGTGATTTGAGCTGAGCAGGGTGAAAATGCATGGAACTGGCCAAATTAGCGCACACAGGCTGGTCTGTGTTTAGATAGGCAATAGCTATGGATTTCATGTAAAAATCAATTGGTAGATGCGGTTTTTGCGAACTACAGTTAAAAAAGTGTTATTCCGAGTCGGGTTCGTGCAGTTAGCTTTACGAATTCGCGGGCAGCGTGTTGTATATCGTTTACTTGACACAACGTCGTGTAGTCGGTGTTTAGCTACCCGGGTGGATTTGTGGTGGCGTCCACTGATATAGCCAAGTCTCGCTCAATGCCTGGCCATCCAGGCTCAAATACATCCGCAGGTTAATCGGGGTAGTGGCGTCATCCTCCGGGCGCAAATCAAACATTGCGCGCATACCGTTCACTGGCGTCAGGGGGCGCACGGAGGTGATTTCGACAGTGCCCCGCGACGTGGTAATGATCGCGTCGACTTTGCTGGCTTTGCTCAACATGGCGAGGTTGCCGCCGGTAAAGTCGACGACGAAACGCCAGGAAAAATATTGGCGTTTTTGGCCGATTATGCCGCCCAGGCCGGTACGGGTAGCAATAACCTTGGCCAGCGACGAAGTCACTGGTGGCTGGTCACCCCAGTACAGACGGTAGGCAAATAGCAGCTCTTGTCCAGGTTGTGGCGGGGTGGCGGGATTCCAGAATGCGACGATGTTATCGGCGGTTTCGTCCGGGGTGGATATCTCGACGAGTTGTATCGAGCCTGGGCCCCAGTTTGAGCGCGGTTCAACCCACAGACTGGGGCGGCGCTCGTAATATACTCCATCGTCCTGATAATGATTGAATTTGCGGTCGCGCTGGAGCAAACCAAAGCCACGCGGGCTATCGTCAAGATAGGCGTTGAAACGCAGGGTTGCAGGGTTTGTGAGTGGGCGCCAGATCCATTCTCCATTCCCGCGCCATATTGCCAGGCCGTCAGAGTCGTGGATTTCCGGGCGCCAGTCGTTGTGGAGGCGATTGTCGTTTTCGCCATAGAGAAACATACTGGTGAGCGGAGCAATGCCCAGACGCTCAATAGTTTTACGTGGATATATCGCTGCATCGACATCCATTATCTGCCGTGCCGCAGGCTGGATAACGAAACGATAGGCACCCGCGATACTGGTAGAGTCCAGTAGTGCATATACGGTCAGTTGATCAGATTCAGGTTGGGGACGTTCAAACCAGAAAGCGGTGAAACGCGGGAATTCTTCAGGTCGTTCCATGCCGCAATCGACTGCCAGTCCGCGTGCAGACAGACCGTACTGCATTTCTTCACCGACTGCACGGAAATAGCTGGCCCCAAGAAAGGCGGTAATGTCGTGCTGGAAATCAGTATGATAAAACAGCTGAAAGCCGGCAAAACCAAGGTCGGCTGGCAATTGTGCATCTTGCAACCCGCTTTTTCCATAATCAAACATACTGGGGTCGTATGTGATTTCATGAGCCAGTCCGTTGTTCACTTCATACATTCGTACTGGCGTTTTGAAAAACAAGCCCATGTGAAAAAAACGCGCTTCAAAGCGCAATTTCTGTTTTGCCCATAGCGCATGATCTTGTCGATAACGAATAGCCTGATACTGATCCCAATCCAGCTGCTGTATACGCTTGGGCAGCAATTCGCTGGGAGGATGATAAGGTTGGGATGCAAGTGTGCGTGCTTGCCCCTTGAGCCAGGCATAATCAAAGGCTTGCTGTTTGTCGTCCGATTGCGGAAGATTGCGCGCAACAGCGTTCCGACTCAGCATCGGAGTGGCTGCGAAGCCCAGGAGGGCAAGTGTTTTAAGAAAATCTCGACGATGCTTAATTGGCACAGGCTGTTCCCTTCCCATGGCTACGTTGACCGACTGCCAGTAGCCAGTCTGGATGCACGTTAAATTCGGTCCAGACTTTAAAATGCAAGCGCGATAACGCTATGGTGTCGTTTAGCAAGTGCATTTTCTGGTTAGGGGAGAGGATGGCGGCTCCGCCTGTTGCCGCATCATCTATCCACTTTTGGTGATTTTTCGTGATAGGCGTCTGACCGAGTCGGGGTGTACCCGCCGCACATAACAAGGCATTGGTTAGCGGGTCGGCGACGGCGTCAATAAAATCAGGCGACGTCTTAGTGTTTGCTGCCAGTTTGTAGGTACAGCGCAACTCTTCGGGCGGATGGATTTCCTCGGGTATCAGCAGCAAATGCAAATTGCGCAACCATATACCAACTGATACCCGACTGGAATATACCGATATCGGGATGGAAAGAATCAACGAGCCTACTATCGGCAACAACCATAAGAGATACGACGGCTGCAACCAGTATACCCCACCAGCCCAGATCAGACCCAATAGGGTATGCCAGCCATGACGGCGCAATGCTTCGCTCCAATCCGTTTCGCTATTTTCGCGCAGTGGAGATTTCCATTGTATTCCGCGTCCCAGCAAGGTGCTCAGGACAAAACCAGTGTGAAATAACATGCGTATCGGAGCCAGAAGGACGGAAAAAATCGTTTCGATAAACATGCTGACACCTAACCGACCCGCACCTCCGAAATTTTCAGCACCGTGAATCCAGATTAAAACCACACTGAGTATTTTGGGTAAAAACAGTAGCGTAGTCGTTGCCCAAAACAGCATCATGGTGCGTTGCGGATCCCACAGCGGTGAAAGCGGGGCTGACTGTAACGGCAATGCGGAATACGCAGGTTCTAAAAGTATCTGCGCAGCCAGTTGTGTCGTGGACAGCAACAAAAACAGGAACCATAACGGAGCAGATACGTAGGCGGCCACGCCCGTCATAAATAC
The DNA window shown above is from Sulfuriferula thiophila and carries:
- a CDS encoding glucan biosynthesis protein; this encodes MLSRNAVARNLPQSDDKQQAFDYAWLKGQARTLASQPYHPPSELLPKRIQQLDWDQYQAIRYRQDHALWAKQKLRFEARFFHMGLFFKTPVRMYEVNNGLAHEITYDPSMFDYGKSGLQDAQLPADLGFAGFQLFYHTDFQHDITAFLGASYFRAVGEEMQYGLSARGLAVDCGMERPEEFPRFTAFWFERPQPESDQLTVYALLDSTSIAGAYRFVIQPAARQIMDVDAAIYPRKTIERLGIAPLTSMFLYGENDNRLHNDWRPEIHDSDGLAIWRGNGEWIWRPLTNPATLRFNAYLDDSPRGFGLLQRDRKFNHYQDDGVYYERRPSLWVEPRSNWGPGSIQLVEISTPDETADNIVAFWNPATPPQPGQELLFAYRLYWGDQPPVTSSLAKVIATRTGLGGIIGQKRQYFSWRFVVDFTGGNLAMLSKASKVDAIITTSRGTVEITSVRPLTPVNGMRAMFDLRPEDDATTPINLRMYLSLDGQALSETWLYQWTPPQIHPGS